Proteins from a genomic interval of Hoplias malabaricus isolate fHopMal1 chromosome 13, fHopMal1.hap1, whole genome shotgun sequence:
- the socs1a gene encoding suppressor of cytokine signaling 1a, translated as MVAHSAVEETSGTAERRAQRQRGVLAEAQNSPPTHFRSFRSEKEYRIIVQTSCMLEQSGFYWGAMTVEEAHERLKKEPEGTFLIRDSRQKDVFFTLSYCASSGPVSIRILFRNSRFSLYGSKDSFESLFKLLVHYKTSPKKSLVRPYRKDAVPSLQHLCRQSFMTSCMDSSELEAIENPFVKDFLQAFPYPL; from the coding sequence ATGGTAGCGCACAGTGCCGTGGAGGAAACCTCAGGAACAGCAGAGCGCAGAGCCCAGAGGCAGAGGGGAGTTCTGGCAGAGGCACAGAATTCACCTCCGACGCACTTCAGGAGCTTCCGGAGCGAGAAGGAATACCGGATCATTGTCCAGACCAGCTGCATGCTGGAGCAGAGTGGATTCTACTGGGGTGCCATGACGGTGGAGGAGGCGCACGAGCGGCTCAAGAAGGAGCCGGAGGGTACGTTCCTGATCCGGGACAGCCGGCAGAAGGACGTCTTTTTCACGCTCAGCTACTGCGCGTCCTCCGGACCGGTCAGCATCCGCATCCTCTTCCGGAATTCCCGCTTCAGCCTGTACGGGAGCAAGGACAGCTTCGAGTCCCTGTTCAAGCTGCTGGTACACTACAAGACCTCTCCCAAGAAGAGCTTAGTGCGTCCCTACCGCAAGGACGCTGTTCCCTCCCTGCAGCACCTATGTCGACAGAGCTTCATGACGTCGTGTATGGACTCCTCAGAACTGGAAGCCATCGAGAACCCCTTCGTCAAAGACTTTCTCCAGGCTTTTCCTTATCCGCTCTGA